The following proteins are co-located in the Geomonas agri genome:
- a CDS encoding EF-Tu C-terminal domain-related protein has product FRTTDVTGVVDLEAGVEMVMPGDNVSVTVNLITPIAMDEGLRFAIREGGRTVGAGVVASIIE; this is encoded by the coding sequence ACTTCAGGACCACCGACGTTACCGGCGTGGTTGACCTCGAGGCCGGTGTCGAGATGGTTATGCCGGGCGACAACGTCTCGGTAACCGTGAACCTGATCACCCCGATCGCAATGGACGAAGGTCTGCGTTTCGCTATCCGCGAAGGCGGCCGTACCGTCGGTGCAGGGGTCGTCGCCTCCATCATCGAGTAA